A window from Oscillatoria sp. FACHB-1406 encodes these proteins:
- the purC gene encoding phosphoribosylaminoimidazolesuccinocarboxamide synthase → MSQPEKLYEGKAKIIYPTDDPNIFLAHYKDDATAFNAQKRGQIQGKGEINCRVSAVLFQDLEAKGIPTHYLDCPASNQMRIRAVEIVPLEVVVRNIAAGSLCRQTGLPEGQILAQPLVEFYLKNDELGDPLLTRDRILLLEIVTSEQLDRLKALALEIDGHLQKFFAAGGITLVDFKLEFGFDREGQLRLADEISPDTCRLWDSAETDPEAKVMDKDRFRRDLGQIETAYQQVLQRVETVMTQNQMTQLPSTNDR, encoded by the coding sequence GTGTCCCAACCCGAAAAACTTTACGAAGGCAAAGCCAAAATTATCTATCCGACCGACGACCCCAACATCTTTTTGGCACATTATAAAGATGATGCGACTGCCTTTAACGCACAGAAGCGCGGTCAAATTCAGGGAAAGGGCGAAATTAACTGTCGGGTGTCGGCAGTATTATTTCAAGACCTCGAAGCCAAAGGCATTCCCACACATTACCTAGACTGTCCGGCGAGCAACCAAATGCGGATTCGCGCTGTGGAGATCGTACCATTAGAGGTGGTTGTCCGTAACATTGCTGCGGGAAGTTTGTGCAGGCAAACAGGATTGCCGGAAGGACAAATTTTGGCGCAGCCGTTGGTGGAATTTTATCTAAAAAATGATGAGTTAGGCGATCCGCTGCTAACGCGCGATCGCATCCTGTTACTGGAGATTGTAACGTCGGAACAACTCGATCGCCTCAAAGCATTAGCCCTAGAAATCGATGGGCATTTGCAAAAATTCTTTGCAGCAGGTGGAATTACCCTGGTAGACTTCAAACTGGAGTTTGGATTCGATCGCGAAGGCCAACTTCGACTTGCCGACGAAATCAGCCCGGATACTTGTCGGCTTTGGGATAGTGCCGAAACCGATCCCGAAGCAAAGGTTATGGATAAAGATCGATTTCGTCGCGATCTCGGTCAAATCGAGACAGCATACCAGCAAGTTCTTCAGCGGGTCGAGACGGTTATGACACAAAACCAGATGACACAACTGCCCTCGACAAATGACCGATAA
- a CDS encoding GAF domain-containing protein — MTLSNSGSILATLTQFNQLNRTNVLVNRVKDLSMGEFVCLLDFITAEFQQFLRALDMINSETLEAMLEQVMEAVTLKIGQILQAERTSIYLVDTDKGLLWSKVTRGQNGETRDVRIPLNVGIIGRVAATGKSANIADAYKDPRFNKEIDERSGYRTKTLLCMPISSSSDRIVAVVQLLNKAGEVPFDAEDEQRFHDFTSSMGIILETCQSFYMAARNQRGAAALLKATSSLGQSLDLEATLKSVMEQARRLMKADRSTLFLLSKEKKELWTKVAKADGKTMLEIRISANRGIAGYVASTGKTLNIPDAYEDPRFDPSTDKRTGYRTRSILCMPVFNSAGELIGVTQLINKEQGSFSASDEEFMQAFNIQAGIALENAKLFEAVLTEKQYQKDILASLSDAVISTDLEGKIVTINDAALELLGLPKDQLHNNQLRQLWECKLVERYVWEVVPVDRLQWRLKDSFTTGAKHYVPEQTLKIGLLENTELPERPITKARRRNGKTSGAEPSIAPVRYMLAIPERKNADIYWLWGESPLDARASTALQRSQVKEIDRSLNLTVNPLTNPEGRVQGGLVVLEDISNEKRMKSTLYRYMTPGVAEQVMALGDDSLMVGERKDVTILFSDIRGYTTLTENLEATEVVDLLNRYFETMVEAVFNYQGTLDKFIGDALMAVFGAPLPLENHAWMAVQSALDMRQRLAEFNRIGRAVNKPDIRFGIGISSGDVVSGNIGSKKRMDYTVIGDSVNLSSRLESLTKEYGCDIILSEFTYEMCGGSKHLWVRELDKIRVKGRMQPVSIYELLDLRPNAIASDLERFLDLYRSGREAYIQRNFQKALKFFWDAQNLQPSDRATLFHLQRAQQYLNIPPPENWDGVHTMTAK; from the coding sequence ATGACACTCTCCAACTCTGGTAGTATTCTCGCAACACTCACTCAGTTCAATCAACTCAATCGAACCAACGTCCTCGTCAATCGAGTTAAAGATCTCTCGATGGGCGAATTCGTTTGTTTGCTCGATTTTATTACGGCTGAGTTTCAACAGTTTCTGAGAGCGCTGGACATGATTAACAGCGAAACCTTAGAAGCCATGCTCGAGCAAGTGATGGAGGCTGTCACTTTAAAAATCGGTCAAATTCTGCAAGCCGAACGAACCAGCATTTATCTTGTAGACACGGATAAAGGGTTGCTATGGTCGAAAGTCACTCGCGGGCAGAACGGTGAAACCCGTGATGTGCGGATTCCGCTCAATGTCGGCATCATCGGGCGCGTTGCCGCTACGGGGAAAAGTGCCAATATTGCCGATGCTTATAAAGATCCGCGCTTCAACAAAGAAATCGACGAACGTTCTGGCTACCGCACCAAAACTTTGTTGTGTATGCCCATCTCGAGTAGTAGCGATCGCATTGTTGCTGTCGTCCAACTCCTCAACAAAGCTGGAGAGGTTCCTTTCGATGCAGAAGACGAACAGCGCTTCCACGATTTTACCTCCTCGATGGGTATTATCCTAGAAACCTGCCAATCTTTCTACATGGCAGCCCGCAACCAACGCGGGGCTGCCGCCCTCCTCAAAGCCACCTCCAGCCTCGGACAAAGTTTAGACCTCGAAGCCACGCTCAAATCGGTGATGGAACAAGCGCGCCGCTTGATGAAAGCCGATCGCAGTACCCTATTCTTATTAAGTAAAGAAAAAAAAGAACTCTGGACGAAAGTCGCCAAAGCCGATGGCAAGACGATGCTGGAAATTCGCATTTCTGCCAATCGCGGTATTGCCGGTTACGTCGCCTCCACGGGCAAAACCCTTAATATCCCCGATGCTTACGAAGATCCGCGCTTCGATCCCAGTACCGACAAACGCACGGGCTATCGTACCCGCAGCATTCTCTGTATGCCGGTTTTCAACTCGGCGGGCGAGTTAATCGGAGTGACGCAACTCATTAATAAAGAACAAGGAAGCTTCAGCGCTTCTGACGAAGAGTTCATGCAGGCGTTCAACATTCAAGCAGGGATAGCCCTCGAAAACGCCAAACTCTTTGAAGCCGTCCTCACTGAAAAACAGTACCAAAAAGACATCCTCGCTAGCCTTTCCGATGCTGTTATTTCCACGGATCTCGAAGGAAAAATTGTCACCATCAACGACGCAGCCTTAGAACTGCTCGGACTCCCTAAAGACCAACTGCACAACAACCAACTGCGGCAGTTGTGGGAATGCAAATTGGTCGAGCGCTACGTTTGGGAAGTCGTTCCCGTTGACCGCCTGCAATGGCGCTTAAAAGATAGTTTTACCACAGGAGCCAAACATTACGTTCCCGAGCAAACCCTCAAAATTGGCTTGCTGGAGAATACAGAGCTTCCCGAACGTCCCATCACTAAAGCCCGCCGTCGAAACGGAAAAACGTCCGGAGCCGAACCGTCCATCGCTCCGGTTCGCTATATGCTCGCCATTCCCGAACGGAAAAACGCCGATATTTATTGGCTTTGGGGAGAAAGTCCCCTCGATGCTCGGGCTTCTACTGCCCTCCAACGCAGTCAAGTCAAAGAAATCGATCGCAGCCTCAATTTAACCGTCAATCCGCTAACCAATCCCGAAGGGCGCGTTCAAGGCGGTTTAGTCGTTCTCGAAGATATCAGCAACGAAAAGCGGATGAAATCAACCCTCTACCGCTACATGACTCCCGGCGTTGCCGAACAGGTGATGGCTTTAGGGGATGATAGTTTGATGGTCGGCGAACGTAAGGATGTGACGATTTTGTTTTCCGATATTCGGGGCTACACGACGCTGACGGAAAATTTGGAAGCGACGGAAGTAGTGGACTTGCTCAACCGCTATTTTGAAACAATGGTGGAGGCCGTGTTTAACTATCAAGGTACGCTCGATAAGTTTATTGGCGATGCTTTGATGGCTGTATTTGGCGCGCCTTTACCGTTGGAAAATCATGCGTGGATGGCAGTCCAATCGGCTCTGGATATGCGCCAGCGTTTGGCAGAGTTCAATCGGATTGGACGCGCAGTTAATAAGCCCGATATTCGCTTTGGGATTGGGATTAGTTCGGGGGATGTGGTATCGGGGAATATTGGCTCGAAAAAACGGATGGACTATACCGTTATTGGCGATAGCGTTAATTTAAGTTCCCGTTTGGAGAGTTTAACGAAGGAGTACGGTTGCGATATTATTCTCAGTGAATTTACTTATGAAATGTGCGGGGGGAGCAAGCACCTTTGGGTGAGAGAACTCGATAAAATTCGCGTTAAAGGGAGAATGCAGCCCGTCAGTATTTACGAACTGCTGGATTTGCGTCCAAACGCGATCGCTTCAGATTTAGAACGCTTTTTAGACTTGTATCGCAGCGGGCGCGAGGCTTACATTCAACGCAACTTTCAGAAAGCCTTAAAGTTCTTCTGGGATGCTCAAAATTTGCAGCCCAGCGATCGCGCGACGCTATTCCACCTGCAACGCGCGCAACAATACTTAAACATCCCTCCCCCGGAAAACTGGGATGGCGTTCATACGATGACGGCAAAATAA
- a CDS encoding glycosyltransferase family 1 protein, whose amino-acid sequence MRIALFTETFLPKVDGIVTRLRHTVEHLQRNGDKVLVVCPEGGLKEYKGAQIHGLSAFPLPMYPELKMALPRPTLRKVLERFQPDLIHVVNPAVLGLGGIYYAKVMDIPLVASYHTHLPQYLHHYGFGAFEGFLWELLKAVHNQAQLNLCTSTAMVEELSTHGIERTDLWQRGVDTELFQPHLACPKMRFRLSKGHPERPLLLYVGRVSPEKEIEQIRPVLEAIPGARLAIVGDGPHRKALEQHFAGTPVNFVGYLQGIELATAFASADAFVFPSRTETLGLVLLEAMAAGCPVVAARSGGIPDIVTNGVNGYLFEPNDPQGAISATQKLLAADTERENLRANARQEAERWSWSAATRQLQAYYKNVLTAQNLATAA is encoded by the coding sequence ATGAGAATTGCCCTATTCACAGAAACCTTTTTACCCAAAGTCGATGGCATTGTCACGCGCTTGCGTCATACTGTCGAACATTTGCAGCGCAATGGCGATAAAGTTCTCGTTGTCTGTCCGGAGGGCGGACTCAAAGAATATAAAGGCGCGCAAATTCATGGGCTTTCTGCCTTTCCCCTACCGATGTATCCCGAGTTAAAAATGGCATTGCCGCGCCCAACACTGCGCAAAGTCCTCGAACGCTTTCAACCCGACCTCATCCATGTCGTCAATCCAGCCGTTCTCGGTTTGGGCGGCATTTACTACGCCAAAGTCATGGATATTCCTCTGGTCGCTTCTTATCATACCCATTTGCCTCAGTATCTTCACCACTATGGATTTGGTGCTTTCGAAGGTTTTTTGTGGGAATTACTGAAAGCAGTTCACAATCAGGCTCAACTTAATCTATGTACTTCTACGGCAATGGTAGAAGAATTATCGACTCATGGGATCGAGCGAACGGACTTGTGGCAGCGCGGTGTAGATACGGAATTATTTCAACCGCATCTAGCCTGCCCAAAAATGAGATTTCGTCTTTCTAAAGGCCATCCAGAACGCCCCCTTTTACTTTACGTCGGGCGCGTCTCCCCGGAAAAAGAGATCGAGCAAATTCGCCCCGTTCTCGAAGCGATTCCCGGCGCGAGACTGGCGATTGTGGGCGATGGACCGCATCGGAAAGCTTTAGAACAGCATTTTGCAGGTACACCCGTCAATTTTGTTGGGTATTTGCAGGGAATCGAACTCGCGACAGCCTTCGCCTCTGCCGATGCCTTTGTCTTCCCCTCTCGCACGGAAACCTTGGGACTGGTTCTGCTCGAGGCGATGGCAGCCGGTTGTCCGGTAGTGGCGGCACGCTCGGGCGGCATTCCCGATATTGTGACCAACGGCGTTAACGGCTATCTTTTCGAGCCGAACGATCCCCAGGGTGCGATCTCCGCTACGCAAAAACTCCTCGCTGCCGATACCGAACGAGAAAACCTGCGCGCTAATGCCCGTCAAGAAGCAGAGCGCTGGAGTTGGTCGGCAGCAACGCGGCAATTACAAGCCTATTACAAAAACGTTCTTACGGCTCAAAATTTGGCAACCGCTGCTTAA
- a CDS encoding TIGR04376 family protein: protein MGIFEDLSQFLEARLEEFLRNNPHLELQALDEQLREQEDGTLRLILDLQRQEKQLQDDILALAQDIQLWHGRASKAEASSRMDLANAAREREAALLRQGNQHWGQMQGIKQRIEQSKDLVRQIQRRREEVRAELARVQAATASAKASLDSDTQGWNQAGTYQRSKSGADPLDAQFQRWEMDKEIEEMKRKMGS from the coding sequence ATGGGCATTTTTGAGGATTTGAGTCAATTTTTGGAAGCGCGGCTTGAAGAGTTTCTGCGAAATAATCCCCATTTAGAACTGCAAGCGTTAGACGAGCAATTGCGCGAGCAGGAAGATGGGACTTTACGCTTGATTTTGGATTTACAACGCCAAGAGAAGCAGTTACAAGATGATATTCTGGCGCTCGCGCAGGATATTCAATTGTGGCACGGTCGGGCGAGTAAAGCGGAAGCGTCAAGTCGTATGGATTTGGCAAATGCGGCGCGGGAAAGGGAGGCTGCTTTATTGCGCCAGGGCAATCAACATTGGGGTCAGATGCAAGGGATAAAGCAACGCATCGAGCAATCCAAGGATTTAGTGCGGCAAATCCAGCGCCGACGGGAAGAAGTGAGAGCCGAACTCGCTCGCGTGCAAGCGGCTACTGCATCGGCTAAAGCAAGTTTGGATTCGGATACTCAAGGTTGGAATCAAGCGGGAACTTATCAACGCTCTAAGTCGGGTGCAGACCCCCTCGACGCGCAATTTCAGCGCTGGGAAATGGATAAGGAAATTGAAGAGATGAAGCGAAAGATGGGCAGTTGA